GAACCTGCTCGCCCAGAAGTCGTGCTGGCGCTCGACGGGCGCACGGTGGATCGCAGAGGCTTCCTCGGATTCCTCCCGTATGACGAAGTACGCCTGGGTCTCCGCCGGGTTGTGGCTGCGGCGCATGATCTGACGGCCGCCCGGGATCATGTAGGTGTCCCGGATGTTGCTGTCGGAGGCGATGCGCGGGACGAACCAGTAAGCCATGTGGATGCCGACGCGCCAGTAAGGGTCGAAGCCCTCCGGGAGGATCGCTCGCCGAATGCGTGAGCCCTGCCCGTCGGCGCCGACCAGGAGGTCGTACTCGCCGGACGAGCCGTCGGAGAAGTGCGCGACGACCTTGTGCTCGTCCTGTTCGAAGCCGTCCACGCTCTTGCCGAAGACGTACTCGGTGTCGTCCTTCGTCGCATCGTGCAGGATGCGCACCAGGTCGCCGCGCATGATCTCGTACTCGGACGTGAGGGTCTGCCGGCCCTTCCCCGAGGTGTTGGCCATGATCGTCGCCCTGGCCTTGCCGTGTGCGTCGACGAAGGCGACACCCGCCTCGTCCACGAGCTTGTCCCGGACGGTGTCGAGCAGCCCCATGCGCCTGACGGCCTCGATGCCCTGCCCTCGCAGATCCACCTGGGCCCCGGCGGCCCGCAGCGCCGGAAAGCGTTCGGCAACGGTCACCCGGTGACCGCCCCGGGTGAGCCAGAAGGCCAGCGCCTGCCCCGTGATCCCACCACCGGCGACAAGGACCCGCAGGGGACGTGCTCCCGATCCGTCGGCCATGCCCATCACTCCAAAATCTATCAGTGATAGATTTGTCAACGTGACCAAGGTGAACCGTGAGATCGTCGTCTCCGAAGCGCTCGACCTGCTCGACGAGGTCGGGCTGGACGCGGTGAGTACGCGGCGGCTGGCGAAGCGGCTGGGCGTCGAACAGCCCTCGCTCTACTGGTACTTCCGCACCAAGAAGGACCTCCTCGCCGCCATGGCCGAAGCGGCGATGGTGCCCCATGCGACCGCGCCCCTGCCGACACCCGGCGACGACTGGCGCGACTGGTTCGCGGACAACACACGCAGCTTCAGGCGCACCCTGCTGATGCGCCGGGACGGCGCACGGCTCCACGCCGGCAGCACGCCTGTCGGCGACCTCGACCGGATCCGCCGCAAGATGGGGTTCCTCGTCGCCTCCGGCGTGCCCGAGCGGGACGCGCAGACGGCCATGCTGGCCGCCGGCCGCTTCACCGTCGGCAGCGTCCTGGAGGAACAGGCGGACACCGACCCCGGTGACAGCGCTGATCTACCGGCCGACATGCCCGTGATCGATCACGAGTCGGCATTCGAGGCAGGCCTCACCCTCATCCTGAACGGCCTGGCGTACCGCACCTCACCGGGGCGCAGCGAGTCGACCGGCCCCGTTCCAGGCGCCCTGTGAGTGGGAAGACCCCCTGAGCGAATGCGGAGGCCACCCCCGAGAGGGGGACGGCTCCGGTGCGCAGCTCACGATCCCGGATCGTGCGGGCGACGGGTCGCCCAGCACGGGGTGGAGGCAGCCGGGATCCTCGGGCTTCCCTGCAGCGACTTCGCGCGGCTGCGAATGGCAGGTGCCTGCCTCAGGCGAACTTGTCGAATGCGGGCGGCCCGCCACCGGAAAACCGGTGGCGGGCCGCCCGCGAGGCGAGGACGTCAGCAGTTCCTGGCCTGGTTCCGTGAGCCTTCCTCGCATTCTGCGTCGATCCGGGCGCGCAAGGAACTCGGTGACAGGGACCTCCTTCACGGTGTGGGCCAATGGTCCGCCGGCCGGTTCGAACCCGGATCGGGAGGAGCCGTTCAGGGGCCCGCGACCGGTTTGGCGTGGGCGAAGCCTCTGTGGTGCCAGACCAGTCCTCCGGCCAGGCCCTGGCAGTCGGACGCGGCTACCCGGCCCACCAGGATCGTGTGGTCACCCGCCTCGATCGTGTCGTGCCGTGCACAGGTCAGGCGCAGCGAACTGTCGGCCAGTTGGGGTGCGTGACGTGAGGTCGGGCCGGATGCCAGCCGGACGTTTCCGAACCGCTGGTCGGTGGGGCCCGCGAACGTGCGCGCCAGGTCCTCGTTCTCCGGGCCGAGCAGATGGAGGGTGAAGGCGTTCGCCGCGACGAGCACGTCATGGGTGCGTGAGCCCCGGTCCAGGCAGACCAGGATCAGCGGGGGGTCCAGCGACAGTGAGGACACCGCGCTGGCCGTCAGCCCCCGGGGGTTCCCAGCCTCGTCGTAGCACGTCACCACCGTGACGGGGGCGGCGAGTGAGGCCATCGCGGCACGGAACTCGTCGGCGGGGATGTCACCGGACATCGTCGGCAAGGGGAGGTCCGGGCCCGGACGGACGGAGGCGTTCGACAGCCCGCGGGCCGGGGCGGCCGTCACTGCCGTATCCGGCGCGGACTTGGCCAGCAGACTCGTGGCGCTCATCGGACAGCCCCTTCCAGTTCCCGGGCCTGCACCGCCGGGCGTCGCGCCCCGGGGAGGTCAGGGGCCGGCCGGGCCGGCCCCGGCAGCCACCGGCCGACGGGTTCCCCCACGGTGCCGCCGGCCAGGTCCCAGGCCACCCGGCCACTCCTCACCACCGTGGTGAACCGCCCGGTGAACATCCATCCCTCATAGGCCGACCAGCCGCACAGCGACTCCACGTGCCCCGCGGACATCTGCCACCGCTCGGTGGGGTCGAGGAGCGCCAGGTCGGCGTCCGCGCCCGCCGTCAGTCTGCCCTTGCCGGCCAGATCGAACAGATCCGCGGGTCCCGCCCCCATCAACCGCGCGAGGTGGGCAGCCGCGGTGTCGGGCTCCACCCCCCGTGCGAGCATGCCCGTCCACACGGAGACGGCGAGCTCCTGGACACCGGGCAGCCCCGGGGGCGCCTCGGCCGGCGGCCGGTTCTTCTCCTCGACGGTGTGCGGAGCATGATCGCTGCCGATGGTGGAGGCCTCCCCGCGGAGCACCGCCTGCCAGAGCCGCTCACGGTCACGCGGTGCCCGGATCGCGGGGGAGAGCCTGGTGCGGGGGCCGCGCCGGGCGGTGTCGTGATCGGTGAACGACAGGTGGTGCCCGGTGACTTCGAAGCTGATCGGGAGTCCCTCGGCGGCCGCGGCGACCAGCAGGTCGGTCTCCTCGGCCGACGACACGTGGAGTATGTGCACCTTGGTGCCGTGGGTGCGGGCCAGCTGCACCACCTTGGCGACGGCGACGATCGCGCCGGAGCGGGGTCGGTGGGGTTCGTAGTCGGCGTACGTACCGGGGTCGCCGCCACGGGAGTCCAGCAGGTCGAAGACGTGCTGGTCCTCGGCGTGCAGCACGAGGCGGACCCCGCCGCGCGCGGCGGAGGCGAAGGCCGCCTCCAGCTGATGAGCCTCGCGGAAGACCACGGGCGCGGTGTGGTGTCCGGCCATGAAGGCCTTCGCGGAGGTCGCGACTGCAGGGTCCAGGTGGGCGAGGACCTCGGGGTGATCGGGATCCGCTCCCATGTGGAAGCGGTGGTCCACGTAGGAGCGGCCCGCTATCAGGGCCGCCTTCGCCCTGAGGGACGCCGTGTCCAGCGACGGGGGACGCGTGTTGGGCATGTCCATCACCGTGGTGACGCCGCCCGCCAGGGCCGCCCGGCTGCCGTTCTCCCAGGTCTCCTTGTGCTCCAGACCGGGGGTGCGGAAGTGCACGTGCGAGTCGATGAGGCCAGGCAGGACGTACCTGCCCCGGGCGTCCAGCCGTGGCCCGGCCGGGAGCGGGCCCCCGGGTACGACGACGGCCGCGATCCGGCCGTCGCGGACGACGACGCTGCCCTCGACGACACCTTCGGGAGTGACGAGGCGGCCCCCCTCCACCACCAGGTCCGCCTCTGCGGCGGACGCCTGGGGGGAGGTCGGGGACGTACGGGAGAAGGAGGATGTCTTCAACGGTTCCACGGCAGACTCACCAGTTCCTTGCAGAGGTCGTTGGTCGGTCCCATCAGGGCGACGGCCCGGGCGTCACGCCCGAACCGGTTGATCGGGTGCGTCTCGACGTATCCGGCCGAGCCGAGGAATCGGGCGACGTCGGCCACCACCCGCTCGGCGGCCTCCGAGGCGGCCAGCTTGGAGTGGAGCGTCGCCAGACCGGGGTCGGCCGCGGTGCGCCGGCCTGCCCGTTCCACCACCGCGCGGGCGGACTCGACCTGGGTCGCCAGGTCCACCAGGCGGTGACGGACCGCCTGGTGGACGTAGAGTCCGCGACGCCCGGCGTGTGCGTGCGCCGCGTCGAGTGCGGCCTGGGCGACGCCCACGGCGACCGCGCCGAGCGAGGCGCCGCTGTTGCGGACCCGGGCGATGATCGAAGCGGCGACGCCGGGCGCGCCGAGTCGTGCCGAGTCCGGGACGCGGCACTCCCGCACCGATACGAAGCCGGTGGCGGAGCCGCGCATTCCGGCCAGCCGCATCGACGTGTCCGGCAGCAGACCGGGATGTCCTCCGGGGACCAGGAAGAAGGTCTGCCCGGCGGCCCCGTACCCCGTGTCCTGCACAGCGCCGTCCGGTGCCTGGACCTCGTCCTGTGACTGTGCCAGGACGAGATACACGTCCGCGAGGCCCGCACTGGTGGTGAAGGACTTCGCACCGTCGAGGATCCATCCCCCGTCCGGAGTGCGGCGGGCCTGGGTGGCAAGGTTCTTCTTGTCCGCCCCGGCTCCGCTCTCCGACCACGCGGAGGCGGCGAGCCACCGGCCGCCGGCCAGCTTGGGAAGCAGGTCGCGGTGCTGGGCCGGTGTGCCGTTCTCGACGATCCGGCTGGTGACGGCGCAGTGCTGGAAGAGCATGATCGCGGCGGACGCGTTCACCGAGGCGACCTGTTCGACGCATGTGTTGAGTGCCACCGCGTCGGCACCGGCCCCGCCGTGCGACTTGGGGACGACGAGCGCCAGCAGTCCGCTTTCGCGGAGCACCTGGACGGCGTCCCTGTCCGGCTCACCGCTGACGTCGGCAGCCTCGGCGCAGGCCGCCAGTCGGTCCAGCACCTCGGGCGAGGGGACCAGGGCGGTGACCCGGACGGGCTCGGGGCTCGGGGCCCGGCGGGGGCCGGTGGCCGGGAAGGGACCAACGGTGTACGAATCGGTCAAGGTCCGCGCGGACGTGCTCCCGCGCAGGGGGGTCAGGCTGTCAACGGAACCCACGGGGTCTCCTCGGAAACGTGGTCGGACGAGGGGCGTACGGAAGCGCGGGGGGCGGCGAACGCTTTCTGCGGGGCCGGGTGCCGCAGACGGGGCAGCAGCCCCCGGTACTCGACCTGCTTCTCGGCGACAGACACCCAGGCGAGCCTGTGTTCCCCGTCGGAGCCGTACGTCGAGTGGGCGGCCACCCGCACGGAGCCGCCCGGAGTGCGGACCGGCAGCAGTGCGTCGGCGTCCTGGGCGGCCTTCCGCCCGGACAGGGACCAGGGCACCGTTCCCTCGATGCCGGCAGCCGCACCCAGGCAGATCGCACCGGTGAGAGCGACCGTGGGGTGCCAGGACGGTACGGACACGGCGCGCACGTACAGTCCTCCGCCCTCCTGCGGCAGCAGCGCCGCGATCTTCGGGAACGCTCCGAAGGTGTCCCAGCCCAGTGATTCGCAGACCGCGACACGCAGCCGCGTCATGGCGTCGAACAGCAGGGGGTCGTCCGCGAACAGCGCCCCGGGCCCGCTCACCCCGAGGTGCGAGGCGTCCACGAAGGCGTACGGATTCCCCATCGACACCAGCGAGACGGGGACGATGCGGCCGTCGAAGGGGACAGCGGTCACCGGGTCGCCCGTCATGAGCAGCTCCGGCAGCCTCAGCGGCGGCGAGCACAGGAAATGCGCGGTGAACCGGGTGCCGCCGTCGGAGGTCTCCTCCGTCTCGCAGACCACGTTGTCGCCGTTGTTGAGCACGTTGACCCGGACCCGGCAGCCCGGTACCAGCGGCTGGATCATGCCGGTGCGGGCGGCCGCCTCGACAGCGGCCAGGATCGAGTGACCGCACGATCCGCGCAGGTCGAAACTGTCGTGACTGCCC
The DNA window shown above is from Streptomyces sp. Alt3 and carries:
- a CDS encoding FAD-dependent monooxygenase, producing the protein MADGSGARPLRVLVAGGGITGQALAFWLTRGGHRVTVAERFPALRAAGAQVDLRGQGIEAVRRMGLLDTVRDKLVDEAGVAFVDAHGKARATIMANTSGKGRQTLTSEYEIMRGDLVRILHDATKDDTEYVFGKSVDGFEQDEHKVVAHFSDGSSGEYDLLVGADGQGSRIRRAILPEGFDPYWRVGIHMAYWFVPRIASDSNIRDTYMIPGGRQIMRRSHNPAETQAYFVIREESEEASAIHRAPVERQHDFWASRFHDAGWQTERFIEGMKNSPFFYSQEIVQVRTDTWSKGRVVLAGDAAHCPSPYSGMGVSGGLVGAHVLGGEINRLPGDLPTALANYDRALRPFVNEIQGEVNPHLLRLGMPMTQRAIDAFRAVTALACFLHVPDLAAHFSKGDRGGNWQLPESPAPTGTV
- a CDS encoding TetR/AcrR family transcriptional regulator C-terminal domain-containing protein, whose translation is MTKVNREIVVSEALDLLDEVGLDAVSTRRLAKRLGVEQPSLYWYFRTKKDLLAAMAEAAMVPHATAPLPTPGDDWRDWFADNTRSFRRTLLMRRDGARLHAGSTPVGDLDRIRRKMGFLVASGVPERDAQTAMLAAGRFTVGSVLEEQADTDPGDSADLPADMPVIDHESAFEAGLTLILNGLAYRTSPGRSESTGPVPGAL
- a CDS encoding flavin reductase family protein, whose translation is MSATSLLAKSAPDTAVTAAPARGLSNASVRPGPDLPLPTMSGDIPADEFRAAMASLAAPVTVVTCYDEAGNPRGLTASAVSSLSLDPPLILVCLDRGSRTHDVLVAANAFTLHLLGPENEDLARTFAGPTDQRFGNVRLASGPTSRHAPQLADSSLRLTCARHDTIEAGDHTILVGRVAASDCQGLAGGLVWHHRGFAHAKPVAGP
- a CDS encoding dihydroorotase — its product is MEPLKTSSFSRTSPTSPQASAAEADLVVEGGRLVTPEGVVEGSVVVRDGRIAAVVVPGGPLPAGPRLDARGRYVLPGLIDSHVHFRTPGLEHKETWENGSRAALAGGVTTVMDMPNTRPPSLDTASLRAKAALIAGRSYVDHRFHMGADPDHPEVLAHLDPAVATSAKAFMAGHHTAPVVFREAHQLEAAFASAARGGVRLVLHAEDQHVFDLLDSRGGDPGTYADYEPHRPRSGAIVAVAKVVQLARTHGTKVHILHVSSAEETDLLVAAAAEGLPISFEVTGHHLSFTDHDTARRGPRTRLSPAIRAPRDRERLWQAVLRGEASTIGSDHAPHTVEEKNRPPAEAPPGLPGVQELAVSVWTGMLARGVEPDTAAAHLARLMGAGPADLFDLAGKGRLTAGADADLALLDPTERWQMSAGHVESLCGWSAYEGWMFTGRFTTVVRSGRVAWDLAGGTVGEPVGRWLPGPARPAPDLPGARRPAVQARELEGAVR
- a CDS encoding acyl-CoA dehydrogenase family protein gives rise to the protein MGSVDSLTPLRGSTSARTLTDSYTVGPFPATGPRRAPSPEPVRVTALVPSPEVLDRLAACAEAADVSGEPDRDAVQVLRESGLLALVVPKSHGGAGADAVALNTCVEQVASVNASAAIMLFQHCAVTSRIVENGTPAQHRDLLPKLAGGRWLAASAWSESGAGADKKNLATQARRTPDGGWILDGAKSFTTSAGLADVYLVLAQSQDEVQAPDGAVQDTGYGAAGQTFFLVPGGHPGLLPDTSMRLAGMRGSATGFVSVRECRVPDSARLGAPGVAASIIARVRNSGASLGAVAVGVAQAALDAAHAHAGRRGLYVHQAVRHRLVDLATQVESARAVVERAGRRTAADPGLATLHSKLAASEAAERVVADVARFLGSAGYVETHPINRFGRDARAVALMGPTNDLCKELVSLPWNR
- a CDS encoding PrpF domain-containing protein translates to MNVSLARAHGAPCPTAVLDGRAFPESGPQLLDALAGLRAELSVQGAGDVLKNAIVRPSRHPLFDLDYRFVQSLPGSHDSFDLRGSCGHSILAAVEAAARTGMIQPLVPGCRVRVNVLNNGDNVVCETEETSDGGTRFTAHFLCSPPLRLPELLMTGDPVTAVPFDGRIVPVSLVSMGNPYAFVDASHLGVSGPGALFADDPLLFDAMTRLRVAVCESLGWDTFGAFPKIAALLPQEGGGLYVRAVSVPSWHPTVALTGAICLGAAAGIEGTVPWSLSGRKAAQDADALLPVRTPGGSVRVAAHSTYGSDGEHRLAWVSVAEKQVEYRGLLPRLRHPAPQKAFAAPRASVRPSSDHVSEETPWVPLTA